A single genomic interval of Planctomycetota bacterium harbors:
- a CDS encoding ATP-binding protein, with protein sequence MEILCLLAGAAAGAAGAWILARRARERAERRARRIREQEQAALVGTIASGIAHEIRNPLSTLRMNLQLLREDWADPITEREQRGRRRIDVLLRETERLENVVSDFVRFASGHALRLEPTNLNDLAAELLDFLAPQAERARIRLRREFAPDLPRVEVDPNLMRQALLNLLVNAQQAMPHGGEITVRTGSNGEHVLLQVRDTGPGIPLEHRDKIFNLYFSTKPGGTGLGLPMVKKIVEEHQGTVEVDSRPGEGATFTLCLKKSAS encoded by the coding sequence ATGGAAATCCTGTGCCTCCTGGCCGGAGCCGCCGCCGGGGCGGCCGGCGCCTGGATCCTCGCCCGCCGGGCCCGCGAGCGCGCCGAGCGGCGCGCCCGCCGGATCCGCGAGCAGGAACAGGCCGCCCTCGTGGGAACCATCGCCAGCGGCATCGCCCACGAGATCCGCAATCCCCTCTCCACCCTCCGCATGAACCTCCAGCTCCTCCGCGAAGACTGGGCGGATCCCATCACCGAGCGCGAGCAGCGCGGCCGCCGGCGCATCGACGTCCTCCTGCGCGAAACCGAACGGCTGGAAAACGTCGTCTCCGACTTCGTCCGCTTCGCCTCCGGACACGCCCTGCGCCTGGAACCCACCAACCTCAACGACCTGGCCGCCGAGCTCCTGGATTTCCTCGCCCCCCAGGCCGAACGCGCCCGCATCCGCCTCCGCCGCGAGTTCGCCCCGGACCTGCCCCGCGTCGAGGTCGACCCCAACCTCATGCGCCAGGCCCTCCTCAACCTCCTCGTCAACGCCCAGCAGGCCATGCCCCACGGAGGCGAGATCACCGTCCGCACGGGATCCAACGGTGAGCACGTCCTCCTCCAGGTCCGCGACACCGGCCCCGGCATCCCTCTCGAGCACCGGGACAAAATCTTCAACCTCTATTTCTCGACCAAACCCGGCGGCACCGGCCTCGGACTCCCCATGGTCAAGAAAATCGTGGAGGAACACCAGGGCACCGTCGAGGTCGACAGCCGCCCGGGCGAAGGAGCCACGTTCACCCTATGCCTGAAAAAGTCCGCGTCCTAG
- the miaA gene encoding tRNA (adenosine(37)-N6)-dimethylallyltransferase MiaA, with translation MERPIILLGQTASGKHEAAERVADRLGCRLISIDSMKVYRGMDIGTAKPRRRTEYRLIDICDPSESYNAGRFVRDARAAMAEGPRPLLVGGTALYYKALAYGLFEGPSADPALREELVALGAPALHAELRRVDPAAAARIHPNDLKRLVRAVEVYRKTGEPISARQTQFARRTLEADVFAIRREDLRDRIAARTRRMLEEGLVEEVRRLRERPWGAEGRRAVGYREVIGYLEGRYDAAEMERLINRNTMRLARHQAMWFRTFPEVQWVSGADEILERLR, from the coding sequence GTGGAGCGTCCGATCATCCTTCTGGGGCAGACCGCCTCGGGCAAGCACGAAGCGGCCGAGCGGGTGGCCGACCGCCTGGGGTGCCGGCTGATTTCCATCGACTCCATGAAGGTCTACCGGGGCATGGACATCGGGACGGCCAAGCCCCGGCGCCGGACGGAATACCGCCTGATCGACATCTGCGATCCTTCCGAGAGCTACAACGCGGGGCGCTTCGTGCGCGATGCCCGGGCCGCGATGGCTGAGGGGCCGCGTCCGCTTCTCGTGGGCGGCACGGCGCTTTACTACAAGGCGCTCGCGTACGGTCTTTTCGAGGGGCCGTCGGCCGATCCCGCGCTCCGGGAGGAGCTCGTGGCGCTGGGCGCTCCGGCCCTTCATGCGGAACTGCGGCGGGTGGATCCCGCGGCGGCCGCGCGGATTCATCCGAACGATCTCAAAAGGCTCGTGCGCGCCGTCGAGGTCTACCGCAAGACGGGGGAACCCATCAGCGCCCGCCAGACGCAGTTCGCGCGCCGGACGCTGGAGGCGGACGTCTTCGCGATCCGGCGGGAGGACCTGCGGGATCGGATCGCGGCGCGGACGCGGCGGATGCTCGAAGAGGGGCTCGTGGAGGAGGTGCGTCGGCTTCGGGAGCGGCCGTGGGGGGCCGAGGGACGCCGGGCGGTGGGATACCGGGAGGTCATCGGGTACCTTGAAGGCCGATACGATGCGGCGGAGATGGAGCGGCTGATCAACCGCAACACGATGCGGCTGGCGCGCCACCAGGCGATGTGGTTCCGGACCTTCCCGGAGGTGCAATGGGTGAGCGGGGCGGACGAGATTCTGGAGCGGCTGCGGTGA
- a CDS encoding DNA polymerase ligase N-terminal domain-containing protein codes for MPRFAISRHTGAREGDHYDFFVEQGEVLKTWRLETPSLQHPQKARQIRDHRKTYLDFEGELTDRRGRVTLWDSGECAVEEWTPRRIRLALRGRRTRLRVLLERASSPEGSAEEPAWTVADASADVRRAAAGILEADPLGLAPTPELDLLREALLGEERRLMAQVDLFSRGQDLEWEAVRTDPDVRRRLDAEAARWQHPWLTAARAYAAALDGLARKLLDLRPVPL; via the coding sequence ATGCCCCGCTTCGCGATCAGCCGTCACACGGGAGCCCGCGAGGGCGACCACTACGATTTCTTCGTCGAACAGGGCGAGGTCCTCAAGACCTGGCGCCTGGAAACCCCCTCCCTTCAGCATCCCCAGAAAGCCCGCCAGATCCGCGACCACCGCAAGACCTATCTCGACTTCGAAGGCGAGCTCACCGACCGGCGCGGGCGGGTCACGCTCTGGGACTCCGGCGAGTGCGCCGTGGAGGAATGGACCCCCCGCCGGATCCGGCTTGCCCTCCGCGGACGCCGCACCCGCCTGCGCGTGCTCCTCGAGCGCGCCTCCTCCCCCGAAGGCTCCGCCGAGGAGCCGGCCTGGACGGTCGCCGACGCCTCCGCCGACGTGCGCCGCGCCGCCGCCGGCATCCTCGAGGCCGATCCCCTCGGACTGGCTCCGACCCCGGAGCTCGACCTCCTGCGCGAGGCGCTCCTCGGCGAGGAACGCCGGCTCATGGCTCAGGTGGATCTCTTCTCCCGCGGACAGGACCTGGAATGGGAAGCCGTCCGGACCGATCCCGACGTCCGCCGCCGCCTGGACGCCGAGGCCGCGCGATGGCAGCACCCGTGGCTGACGGCCGCCCGCGCCTACGCCGCCGCCCTCGACGGCCTGGCCCGCAAGCTCCTGGACCTGCGCCCCGTTCCCCTCTGA
- a CDS encoding ectonucleotide pyrophosphatase/phosphodiesterase produces the protein MRRAGGLGLLAAAALAFGARAGASQDPGGRIERVVLISIDGLRPEFYLDEAYEAPTLRELVRRGAHARGVEGVFPSVTYPSHASIVTGVRPWKHGIYANTLWTERGSTRDWHWHARDLRARTLWDAAREKGVPTAITYWPVSVGARADWVLGEIWDPEGRETAARLQAAATPGLLLELCLALGVPREKIAEDKSAIDAFVSGAAAYVFRRYRPALQFVHLLQVDEAQHREGRDGPGVRDAVRRQDAQVARILGAVREAGAEGRTAFVVTGDHGFLDVRRQVHPNAVLRAAGFLDVEGGELRSWKALVRSSGGSAAVYVKDPSDVPRVAEAFRRSALLDGERLYTVLERPELDALGYNPEAALALEPADGWAISGSLTGSLVEGAPSVKANHGQRPGRRELHTGFVAAGPGIPPGTVIERMRLIDIAPTVARWLGLEMEGVEGEAVAALVR, from the coding sequence GTGAGGCGCGCGGGGGGGCTCGGGCTCCTGGCCGCGGCCGCCCTGGCGTTCGGGGCGAGGGCAGGGGCGTCCCAGGATCCGGGAGGGCGGATCGAGCGGGTGGTTCTGATCTCGATCGACGGCCTGCGGCCGGAGTTTTATCTCGACGAGGCGTACGAGGCGCCGACGCTCCGGGAGCTCGTCCGCCGCGGGGCGCACGCCCGCGGGGTGGAGGGGGTGTTCCCGAGCGTGACCTATCCGAGCCACGCGTCTATCGTGACGGGGGTGCGTCCCTGGAAGCACGGGATTTACGCCAACACCCTCTGGACGGAGCGGGGCTCGACGCGGGACTGGCACTGGCACGCGCGGGATCTGCGGGCGCGGACGCTCTGGGACGCCGCGCGCGAGAAGGGGGTGCCCACCGCGATCACGTACTGGCCGGTGAGCGTGGGGGCGCGGGCGGACTGGGTGCTCGGCGAGATCTGGGATCCGGAGGGCCGGGAAACGGCGGCGCGGCTTCAGGCGGCGGCGACGCCGGGGCTGCTCCTGGAGCTCTGCCTGGCGCTGGGCGTGCCGCGGGAGAAGATCGCCGAGGACAAGTCGGCGATCGACGCGTTCGTCTCGGGCGCGGCGGCGTACGTCTTTCGCCGGTACCGTCCGGCGCTCCAGTTCGTGCATCTGCTGCAGGTGGACGAGGCGCAGCACCGGGAGGGGCGGGACGGCCCGGGCGTGCGGGACGCGGTGCGGCGGCAGGACGCGCAGGTGGCGCGGATTCTGGGGGCGGTGCGGGAGGCGGGGGCGGAGGGACGCACCGCGTTCGTGGTGACGGGGGATCACGGATTTCTCGACGTCCGCCGGCAGGTTCATCCGAATGCGGTTCTGCGCGCGGCGGGTTTTCTCGACGTGGAAGGCGGGGAGCTTCGTTCGTGGAAGGCGCTCGTGCGTTCGAGCGGCGGTTCGGCGGCGGTGTACGTCAAGGATCCGTCGGACGTGCCGCGGGTGGCGGAGGCGTTCCGCCGGTCGGCCCTGCTCGACGGCGAACGGCTCTACACGGTGCTGGAGCGACCGGAGCTGGACGCCCTGGGATACAACCCGGAGGCCGCGCTGGCCCTGGAGCCGGCGGACGGCTGGGCGATCTCGGGATCGCTGACCGGCTCGCTCGTCGAGGGGGCGCCCAGCGTCAAGGCCAATCACGGCCAGCGGCCCGGGCGTCGGGAGCTTCACACGGGCTTCGTGGCGGCCGGGCCGGGAATTCCGCCGGGGACCGTGATCGAACGCATGCGACTGATCGACATCGCGCCGACCGTGGCGCGATGGCTGGGGCTCGAGATGGAGGGGGTCGAGGGCGAGGCGGTTGCGGCGCTCGTCCGGTAG
- a CDS encoding sigma-54 dependent transcriptional regulator, translated as MPEKVRVLVVDDDRAHAEAAAESLERAGYACAVASSGAEGARLLEQDSFDVVLTDLVMRDLSGIDLVRRIKSRAPDTEVIVMTGYPSYETALEAMDEGAYDYLNKPIDLNILRAKIRKAVEKQKLVRSNAELRRQLDKRYGLEGIVGNSEAMQTVFETVRQVAPSNATVLIVGESGTGKELVARAIHANSPRRGNHFVALNCAALSDTILESELFGHEKGAFTGAMYTHKGRFEYAHGGTLFLDEIGDMPLTVQIKLLRVIEYGEVFRVGSNEPIKVDVRLIAATHKDLPSLIREGKFREDLYYRLKVVTIEMPPLRDRLEDLPLLVQHFLAEFSQTYGKKAPEITPQAMELLYDYSWPGNVRELRNCIESMVVLDKDGKIDVEDVPRYVRHPAPSEAGSAVGGVNLEEGEKERIRKALALCDGNREKAARMLGIGERTLYRKIKRYGFS; from the coding sequence ATGCCTGAAAAAGTCCGCGTCCTAGTCGTCGACGACGACCGCGCCCACGCCGAGGCCGCCGCCGAAAGCCTCGAGCGCGCCGGCTACGCCTGCGCCGTGGCCTCCAGCGGCGCCGAAGGCGCCCGCCTCCTCGAGCAGGACAGCTTCGACGTGGTCCTCACCGACCTCGTCATGCGCGACCTCTCCGGCATCGACCTCGTGCGGCGCATCAAAAGCCGCGCCCCCGACACCGAAGTCATCGTCATGACCGGATACCCCTCCTACGAGACGGCCCTCGAGGCCATGGACGAGGGCGCCTACGACTACCTGAACAAGCCGATCGACCTCAACATCCTCCGCGCCAAGATCCGAAAGGCGGTCGAAAAACAGAAGCTCGTCCGCTCCAACGCCGAGCTGCGCCGCCAGCTCGACAAACGCTACGGCCTGGAGGGAATCGTCGGCAACAGCGAGGCCATGCAGACGGTCTTCGAAACCGTCCGGCAGGTGGCCCCCTCCAACGCCACGGTCCTCATCGTCGGCGAAAGCGGCACGGGCAAGGAGCTCGTCGCCCGCGCGATCCACGCGAACTCCCCCCGCCGCGGCAACCACTTCGTGGCCCTCAACTGCGCCGCCCTCTCCGACACGATCCTCGAAAGCGAACTGTTCGGCCACGAGAAAGGCGCCTTCACCGGCGCCATGTACACCCACAAGGGACGCTTCGAGTACGCCCACGGCGGCACGCTCTTCCTGGACGAGATCGGCGACATGCCGCTCACGGTCCAGATCAAGCTCCTGCGCGTCATCGAGTACGGCGAAGTGTTCCGCGTGGGCTCCAACGAACCCATCAAGGTGGACGTCCGCCTCATCGCCGCCACCCACAAGGACCTCCCCTCCCTCATCCGCGAAGGCAAATTCCGCGAAGACCTCTACTACCGCCTCAAGGTCGTGACGATCGAAATGCCCCCCCTGCGCGACCGCCTCGAAGACCTGCCCCTCCTCGTCCAGCACTTCCTGGCCGAGTTCTCCCAGACCTACGGAAAGAAGGCGCCGGAAATCACCCCCCAGGCCATGGAACTCCTCTACGACTACAGCTGGCCCGGCAACGTCCGGGAACTGCGCAATTGCATCGAAAGCATGGTCGTCCTGGACAAGGACGGGAAAATCGACGTCGAGGACGTCCCGCGCTACGTGCGCCACCCCGCTCCTTCCGAGGCCGGCTCCGCCGTCGGCGGGGTCAACCTCGAAGAGGGCGAAAAGGAACGCATCCGCAAGGCGCTCGCCCTCTGCGACGGCAACCGCGAAAAGGCCGCCCGCATGCTCGGCATCGGCGAGCGGACGCTCTACCGGAAGATCAAGCGCTACGGATTCAGCTAG